In Paenibacillus sonchi, a single genomic region encodes these proteins:
- a CDS encoding DUF5590 domain-containing protein — translation MKKRRKWLLLGILLVLLLLFGLSQFYAYVMKDQWSERSAATEIAEARAGLTEVTRAQKSVWDENSIYWVLTGRNAAGTELMVWVRFTRDGKPAGGDNGVYAEEVAKGMSEQKIRSIIASDLPGSTIKRLLPGVYNGEYAWQLFYKLEGRYYYKFYRFADGSAIGDGYSLPKK, via the coding sequence TTGAAGAAAAGAAGAAAATGGCTTCTGCTGGGGATACTCCTGGTTCTTCTCCTTCTGTTCGGACTAAGCCAGTTCTATGCTTATGTGATGAAAGACCAGTGGAGCGAACGCAGCGCAGCCACAGAGATTGCTGAAGCCAGAGCAGGACTGACAGAGGTGACCCGGGCCCAGAAGTCCGTTTGGGATGAAAATTCGATTTACTGGGTACTTACAGGCCGTAACGCAGCCGGGACGGAGCTGATGGTCTGGGTCCGCTTTACACGGGACGGCAAGCCTGCAGGGGGAGACAATGGTGTGTACGCTGAAGAAGTGGCCAAAGGCATGTCGGAGCAGAAGATCCGTTCCATCATTGCCTCAGACTTACCAGGGAGCACCATTAAGCGCCTGCTGCCGGGTGTGTACAACGGAGAATATGCGTGGCAGCTGTTTTACAAGCTGGAGGGACGCTATTATTACAAGTTTTACCGTTTTGCGGACGGAAGTGCAATTGGCGACGGCTACAGCCTGCCGAAAAAATAA
- a CDS encoding amidohydrolase: protein MSSNKTVIVNGRFLVPGTAQPVLSGYMTIEKDLITYIGEVKPVIEEGTQTIDGSRLLFMPGLVNTHGHTAMSLLRGYGDDMVLQNWLQEKMWPMEEKFTGDDVYWGTALSVLEMLKGGTTTFLDMYDHMDRVAEVSEQSGIRAVLMRGVIGLCPEDVQNHKLAEAVAFARNWHGKADGRITTMISPHAPYTCPPEFFMKFVQAAHDLDLPMHTHMSETRREVEQNAADYGLRPVAHLEKLGMFTRPSLVAHGVHLNDEEIEILARYHVGVSHNPGSNLKLASGVARVPELLRAGVTVSLGTDGAASNNNLDMFEEMRLAALIHKGVSGDPTAVPAPEALLMATEYGAQSIFLEGVGRLAPGMKADFIALDIDQPHFLPHTDHLSHAVYSASAKDVAHVWVDGKQVVKHGQCLTLDEEQIRRKAQETFEGLLKR, encoded by the coding sequence ATGAGCAGCAATAAAACTGTAATTGTAAATGGGCGTTTTCTGGTGCCGGGAACGGCGCAGCCTGTCCTTAGCGGTTATATGACTATAGAAAAGGATCTCATCACATACATAGGAGAAGTCAAGCCTGTCATAGAAGAAGGTACTCAGACCATTGACGGCAGCCGTCTGCTGTTCATGCCGGGTCTGGTCAATACCCATGGTCATACGGCGATGTCCCTGCTGCGCGGCTACGGGGATGACATGGTGCTGCAGAATTGGCTGCAGGAAAAAATGTGGCCTATGGAAGAAAAATTCACCGGAGACGATGTCTATTGGGGCACCGCCTTGTCTGTACTGGAAATGCTGAAAGGCGGCACAACCACCTTCCTGGATATGTATGACCACATGGACCGTGTGGCCGAGGTTTCCGAGCAATCGGGCATCCGTGCGGTGCTGATGCGCGGGGTGATCGGGCTCTGTCCGGAGGACGTGCAGAACCATAAGCTGGCGGAAGCGGTTGCTTTTGCGCGGAACTGGCACGGAAAAGCGGACGGAAGAATCACAACGATGATTTCACCGCATGCCCCGTACACTTGTCCGCCGGAGTTTTTCATGAAGTTTGTGCAAGCCGCCCATGATCTGGATCTGCCTATGCATACCCACATGTCGGAAACCCGGCGGGAAGTTGAGCAGAATGCGGCCGATTACGGCTTGCGTCCGGTTGCGCATCTAGAGAAGCTGGGAATGTTCACCCGCCCGTCCCTGGTCGCTCATGGTGTTCATTTAAACGATGAAGAGATTGAGATTCTGGCCCGTTACCATGTAGGGGTATCCCATAACCCGGGCAGCAATCTGAAGCTGGCGAGCGGAGTAGCCCGGGTTCCGGAGCTGCTGCGTGCAGGAGTCACGGTATCGCTTGGCACCGATGGCGCGGCGAGCAATAATAATCTCGATATGTTTGAGGAGATGCGTCTTGCCGCCTTGATCCACAAAGGCGTGAGCGGTGACCCGACGGCGGTTCCGGCACCGGAAGCGCTGCTGATGGCGACTGAATACGGCGCACAGTCAATTTTTCTGGAAGGAGTCGGACGGCTTGCTCCGGGAATGAAGGCTGATTTCATTGCCCTGGATATCGACCAGCCGCATTTCCTGCCGCATACGGATCATCTGTCCCATGCCGTATACTCGGCAAGCGCCAAGGATGTTGCGCATGTCTGGGTGGACGGCAAGCAGGTTGTGAAGCATGGGCAGTGCCTGACGCTGGATGAGGAACAAATCCGCCGCAAGGCGCAGGAGACCTTTGAGGGCCTGCTGAAGCGGTAA
- a CDS encoding DnaD domain protein: MDGKEWNAWGEGVSFGLQNGMAVIPYALLKYYRKLNLTGSEAMLLIHLLSFRQVEGMEFPSLEELQTVTGRSIAAIAGELQKLMKEGFISIDEDIDELRDIHYERYNFSGLYGKLGAFLAGAVQGPAQDSSKPAGTVPSLHTGAPAPDGGYGRAFTSAAGKDAEENRSLFTIFEKEFGRPLSPMECETISGWVDQDNYPEELILLALKESVFAGKIHFRYIDRILLEWARNRVKNAQDVKTYTQKFRGGGR; encoded by the coding sequence ATGGACGGCAAAGAATGGAATGCCTGGGGCGAAGGCGTGTCTTTTGGCCTCCAGAACGGGATGGCCGTCATTCCTTACGCGCTCTTGAAGTATTACCGGAAGCTGAATTTGACCGGCAGTGAAGCGATGCTGCTGATTCATCTGCTCTCTTTCCGCCAAGTGGAGGGAATGGAGTTTCCTTCCCTGGAGGAACTGCAGACGGTGACGGGGCGGAGTATTGCAGCAATAGCAGGAGAACTGCAGAAGCTTATGAAGGAAGGCTTCATCAGCATTGATGAAGACATCGATGAGCTGAGAGATATCCACTATGAACGCTATAATTTCTCCGGATTGTACGGCAAGCTTGGCGCATTTTTGGCAGGGGCTGTTCAAGGCCCGGCCCAGGACAGCAGCAAGCCTGCTGGCACTGTGCCAAGCCTGCATACCGGAGCTCCTGCTCCGGATGGCGGATACGGCAGAGCATTCACTTCTGCAGCGGGTAAGGACGCTGAAGAGAACCGCAGCCTGTTCACCATTTTTGAGAAGGAATTCGGACGCCCGCTGTCCCCGATGGAATGTGAAACCATCTCCGGCTGGGTAGACCAGGACAATTACCCGGAAGAATTGATTCTGCTGGCTCTAAAAGAGTCCGTATTCGCCGGAAAGATTCATTTCCGCTATATTGACCGCATCCTCCTGGAGTGGGCCCGCAACCGGGTGAAAAATGCCCAGGATGTCAAAACCTATACCCAGAAGTTCCGCGGTGGCGGGAGATAA
- a CDS encoding 3-hydroxyacyl-CoA dehydrogenase family protein, whose product MNFKKIGVIGGGTMGQGIAEMLAAKGLDVMLVEKTAERLDYSYGMIETSLDKQLEKWAITQAEKKLILSRIQKVTHFAELSSCDMVIETITEDLEAKQKVFNQLDQVCPSHIILASNTSTLSLTELASSTMYPERVIGMHFIHPVAKVDLVEIVRGLKTSDSTFEDTKAFVDEIVEKKGVMIYESPGFVSSRLICLFINEAMHVLQEGVASPEDIDDAMRIGYQFQHGPLEMADRFGLDSVLAALENMFREYGELKYRPSTILKKMVRAGQLGMKSGEGFFKYDKDGDRV is encoded by the coding sequence ATGAATTTTAAGAAAATTGGTGTCATCGGTGGTGGCACAATGGGTCAAGGGATTGCTGAAATGCTGGCAGCCAAGGGCCTGGATGTAATGCTGGTGGAGAAAACCGCTGAAAGACTGGACTATTCTTATGGAATGATCGAGACAAGTCTCGACAAGCAGCTGGAGAAATGGGCAATTACCCAAGCCGAAAAGAAGCTTATTCTCAGCCGTATTCAAAAAGTGACACATTTCGCAGAACTCAGCTCCTGTGATATGGTTATTGAGACCATTACCGAGGACCTGGAAGCGAAGCAAAAGGTATTCAATCAGCTCGATCAGGTGTGTCCGAGCCACATTATTCTGGCCAGCAACACGTCTACACTCAGCTTGACTGAGCTTGCCAGTTCTACAATGTACCCGGAACGCGTCATCGGCATGCATTTCATACATCCGGTAGCGAAGGTGGATCTCGTTGAGATTGTGCGCGGACTGAAAACTTCCGACAGCACTTTTGAAGATACCAAAGCCTTTGTAGATGAAATTGTTGAGAAAAAAGGCGTTATGATTTACGAATCCCCGGGGTTTGTATCTTCACGCCTCATTTGCCTGTTCATTAACGAAGCTATGCATGTCCTGCAAGAGGGTGTGGCTTCTCCTGAAGATATCGACGATGCTATGCGCATCGGCTACCAGTTCCAGCATGGGCCGCTTGAAATGGCTGACCGTTTTGGTCTGGATTCCGTTCTGGCCGCACTGGAAAATATGTTCCGTGAGTACGGTGAGCTGAAATACCGTCCTTCCACGATTCTTAAGAAAATGGTCCGCGCGGGACAACTGGGCATGAAATCAGGCGAAGGCTTCTTCAAGTATGACAAGGATGGTGACCGTGTATGA
- a CDS encoding acetate/propionate family kinase gives MNILVINSGSSSLKYQLYNMTDESVLAKGLVERIGMDSSILNHKPTGKQEVTEVSEILEHNTAIRKVLACLTDKEHGVISSIDEINAVGHRVVHGGEFFKASALVDADAKTKIRQLFDLAPLHNPAAVMGISATEVNMPGVPQVVVFDTAFHQTMPEKAYMYAIPRVLYNKYKVRRYGAHGTSHDFVSKAAAEFLDRPLEDLKIITCHIGNGASVTAVDGGLSVDTSMGMTPLEGLMMGTRSGDLDPAVVPYVMNKEELSVGEVNSMLNKHSGLLAISGVSSDMRDIIDGAEKGEPNSTLAFDMYEYRLRKYIGSYAAAMNGVDVIVFTAGVGENAAVLRAKVLNNLTFLGIELDAEANKVRSGDPRRISTAESKVQVLVVPTNEELVIARDTYRIVQGING, from the coding sequence ATGAATATTCTAGTGATTAACTCAGGCAGTTCTTCTTTAAAATACCAGCTTTACAATATGACCGATGAATCCGTGCTTGCCAAGGGTCTGGTAGAGCGCATCGGGATGGATTCCTCCATTCTGAACCACAAGCCGACCGGCAAACAGGAAGTTACCGAAGTCAGCGAAATTCTTGAACACAATACAGCGATCCGCAAAGTGCTTGCCTGTCTGACCGACAAGGAGCACGGCGTAATCTCTTCGATCGACGAGATCAATGCTGTGGGTCACCGCGTAGTTCACGGGGGCGAATTCTTCAAGGCTTCCGCACTGGTTGATGCCGATGCCAAGACCAAGATCCGCCAGCTGTTCGACCTTGCACCGCTGCACAATCCGGCTGCAGTAATGGGGATTTCAGCAACTGAAGTGAACATGCCCGGTGTGCCGCAGGTTGTTGTTTTTGACACTGCATTCCATCAGACGATGCCTGAGAAGGCTTATATGTATGCCATTCCTAGAGTGCTGTACAACAAATACAAGGTCCGCCGCTATGGCGCACACGGCACCTCCCATGATTTCGTCAGCAAGGCTGCTGCCGAATTCCTGGATCGCCCGCTTGAAGACCTTAAGATCATTACTTGCCACATCGGTAACGGTGCGAGCGTGACTGCCGTTGACGGCGGCCTGTCGGTTGACACTTCGATGGGGATGACACCGCTTGAAGGTCTGATGATGGGTACCCGCAGCGGTGACCTGGACCCGGCTGTCGTTCCTTACGTAATGAATAAGGAAGAGCTGTCCGTGGGTGAAGTCAATTCGATGCTGAACAAGCACAGCGGCCTTTTGGCTATTTCTGGCGTCAGCAGCGACATGCGTGATATTATTGATGGTGCGGAAAAAGGCGAGCCTAACTCTACGCTTGCTTTTGATATGTATGAGTACCGTCTGCGGAAGTATATCGGTTCTTACGCTGCAGCGATGAACGGGGTAGATGTAATCGTATTTACTGCCGGTGTTGGCGAGAATGCCGCCGTGCTGCGTGCCAAAGTGCTGAATAACCTTACGTTCCTTGGAATTGAACTGGATGCTGAAGCCAATAAGGTCCGCTCCGGTGATCCGCGCCGTATCTCTACGGCAGAGTCCAAGGTGCAGGTGCTCGTGGTTCCGACAAACGAAGAGCTTGTCATTGCACGCGATACATATCGCATTGTGCAAGGAATTAACGGCTAA
- the proC gene encoding pyrroline-5-carboxylate reductase, translated as MCQQPAIPLLNHQIVFYGAGSMAEAIVRGMIARNVVESGNIVMLNRSSSERLSELRSRYGVLGSNDPEQKNEYLRTAPVIVLAMKPKDAAEALRSLGPLLSPDQLVISMIAGMTIRTMQGLLGKSQPVVRTMPNTSSSIGLGATGIAYSKEVDEQSRRTALNIFEAVGLTSVIDEERMETLTGISGSGPAYIYYMMEAMIAAGIRGGLPAEQSRELTVQTVLGAARMVQQTGEEPAALRKKVTSPNGSTQAALEVLEKGDFFETVISAVNRCAERSREMGLALEKELS; from the coding sequence ATGTGTCAGCAGCCTGCAATTCCATTACTTAATCACCAGATTGTTTTTTACGGGGCGGGTTCGATGGCGGAAGCGATTGTGCGCGGGATGATTGCCCGCAATGTCGTGGAGTCCGGCAATATCGTGATGCTGAACCGCAGCAGCAGTGAACGCCTGAGCGAGCTGCGCAGCCGGTACGGAGTCCTCGGCAGTAACGATCCTGAACAAAAAAATGAATATCTCCGCACCGCCCCGGTCATCGTGCTTGCCATGAAACCCAAGGATGCTGCCGAGGCTCTCCGCAGCCTGGGCCCCCTGCTCTCTCCGGATCAGCTGGTGATTTCCATGATCGCCGGGATGACCATCCGCACGATGCAGGGCTTGCTCGGCAAGTCCCAGCCGGTAGTCCGCACCATGCCTAATACATCCAGTTCCATTGGGCTGGGGGCAACCGGCATCGCTTATTCCAAAGAGGTGGACGAGCAGAGCCGCCGGACGGCGCTCAATATCTTTGAGGCTGTCGGACTAACCTCGGTCATTGATGAAGAACGTATGGAAACCCTGACCGGAATTTCGGGCAGCGGTCCAGCGTACATCTATTACATGATGGAAGCGATGATCGCCGCTGGAATCCGTGGAGGCCTGCCGGCAGAACAGAGCAGAGAGCTTACGGTTCAGACTGTCCTTGGCGCGGCCCGAATGGTGCAGCAGACCGGTGAAGAACCAGCCGCCCTGCGCAAAAAAGTGACCTCGCCGAACGGCTCCACACAAGCAGCTCTTGAAGTGCTTGAGAAGGGCGATTTCTTCGAGACGGTAATTTCCGCTGTGAACCGCTGTGCCGAACGCTCCCGTGAAATGGGTCTGGCCCTGGAAAAAGAGCTCTCATAA
- the asnS gene encoding asparagine--tRNA ligase — translation MANKSVIKNVNEHVGEAVVIGCWVNNKRSSGKIQFLQLRDGTGYIQGVVVKSEVPEQVWDDAKSLTQESSLYVTGIIREEPRSQSGYEMTVTGIEVLHLTENYPITPKEHGVDFLMDHRHLWLRSAKQRAVLVIRAEIIRAVQQFFNENGFTKVDPPILTPTSAEGTTNLFHTKYFEEDAYLTQSGQLYMEAAAMALGRVYSFGPTFRAEKSKTRRHLIEFWMIEPEMAFTDHEESLRVQEEFISFVVQSVLKNCRAELEAVGRDVSKLENIKAPFPRITYDDAIKFLNEKGYEIAWGEDFGAPHETAIAEANDKPVFITHYPASFKAFYMKPHPERPEVVLCADMIAPEGYGEIIGGSQRIDDPALLEERFKEHNLSMDAYKWYMDLRTYGSVPHSGFGLGLERTVAWICGLDHVRETIPFPRTLYRLYP, via the coding sequence ATGGCTAACAAGAGTGTAATCAAGAACGTGAATGAGCATGTTGGAGAGGCTGTTGTGATTGGATGTTGGGTCAATAACAAGCGCTCCAGCGGTAAAATTCAGTTCCTGCAGCTCCGGGATGGTACAGGCTATATCCAGGGCGTCGTGGTGAAATCGGAAGTACCGGAGCAAGTATGGGATGATGCCAAAAGCCTTACCCAGGAAAGCTCACTGTATGTGACCGGAATCATCCGCGAGGAGCCGCGCAGTCAATCCGGCTATGAAATGACTGTAACGGGTATCGAAGTATTGCATCTTACAGAGAATTATCCGATTACCCCGAAGGAGCATGGCGTGGATTTCCTGATGGATCACCGTCATCTCTGGCTTCGTTCCGCGAAGCAGCGGGCAGTGCTCGTGATTCGTGCGGAGATCATCCGCGCGGTCCAGCAATTTTTCAACGAGAACGGGTTTACAAAAGTAGACCCGCCAATCCTGACGCCAACCTCGGCAGAAGGAACTACCAATCTGTTCCACACCAAGTATTTTGAAGAAGATGCCTACCTGACGCAAAGCGGACAGCTGTACATGGAAGCTGCGGCAATGGCGCTCGGCCGTGTCTATTCCTTCGGTCCGACCTTCCGTGCCGAGAAGTCCAAAACCCGCCGTCATCTGATCGAGTTCTGGATGATTGAGCCGGAGATGGCCTTCACGGACCATGAAGAAAGCTTGCGTGTGCAGGAGGAATTCATCAGCTTTGTAGTGCAGTCCGTGCTGAAGAACTGCCGTGCAGAGCTGGAAGCGGTTGGCCGCGATGTCTCCAAGCTTGAGAATATCAAAGCGCCGTTCCCGCGGATCACCTATGATGATGCGATCAAGTTCCTGAATGAAAAAGGATATGAGATTGCCTGGGGTGAAGACTTCGGGGCACCGCATGAAACGGCGATTGCAGAAGCCAATGACAAACCGGTTTTCATTACGCATTATCCGGCCTCGTTCAAGGCATTCTATATGAAGCCGCATCCTGAACGCCCTGAGGTTGTGCTCTGCGCGGATATGATTGCTCCTGAAGGCTATGGGGAGATCATTGGCGGATCCCAGCGTATCGACGATCCGGCATTGCTCGAAGAGCGCTTCAAGGAACATAATCTTTCAATGGATGCCTACAAATGGTACATGGATCTGCGCACATATGGTTCTGTGCCGCACTCCGGTTTCGGCCTTGGACTTGAACGGACGGTGGCCTGGATTTGCGGTTTGGACCATGTGCGGGAAACGATTCCGTTCCCTCGTACGTTGTACCGTCTGTATCCATAG
- a CDS encoding AAA family ATPase has translation MPKFWKEVLIGFVPVLVIFMAFVGINIFPVIIAAGMVGALLLIAHLRGGLTVNAGGDKKRKKNGPSKLTFEEIGGQDNAKQELREALDFLIRHEEISKFGIRPLKGILLTGPPGTGKTLMAKAAAHYTNSVFVAASGSEFVEMYVGVGAGRVRDLFKDARARALKENKQSAIIFIDEIDVIGGKREGGQQREYDQTLNQLLTEMDGIYNNDTPRILLVAATNRKEMLDSALLRPGRFDRHIQVDMPDKKGRRSILDLHAQNKPLHEEVDLDKIAEEAYGFSGAQLESVMNEAAIYMMRENLTQVEQRHLSLAIDKVMMGEKTDRETNHEEKKRVAIHELGHAIMAELLRPGSVSQVTLTPRGQALGYVRHNPQTEQYLYTKDYLENQIMIALGGAVAEEMYYGGRSTGSRGDFDQALNIVETMMKSGLTSLGIANLQMVTTEELMKENSKILDELMERTHELLGKQRNVFDYSLDILMKEEVLSGEQFRCQFRDSVLLPA, from the coding sequence ATGCCTAAGTTCTGGAAAGAGGTATTAATCGGGTTTGTTCCTGTGCTGGTGATATTTATGGCTTTTGTCGGGATTAATATTTTCCCGGTAATCATCGCGGCAGGGATGGTTGGCGCACTTCTGCTCATTGCCCATCTGCGCGGGGGGCTGACCGTGAATGCCGGAGGAGACAAGAAACGTAAAAAGAACGGCCCGTCGAAGCTGACCTTTGAAGAAATCGGAGGACAGGACAATGCCAAGCAGGAGCTGCGCGAAGCGCTGGATTTCCTGATCCGCCACGAAGAAATCAGCAAGTTCGGCATCCGCCCGCTGAAGGGGATTCTGCTTACAGGCCCTCCGGGAACCGGGAAGACCCTGATGGCCAAAGCGGCAGCCCATTATACCAACTCCGTATTCGTAGCCGCATCAGGCAGCGAGTTCGTTGAGATGTATGTGGGTGTCGGCGCCGGACGTGTCCGCGATCTGTTCAAAGATGCGCGTGCGCGTGCCCTCAAGGAAAATAAACAAAGCGCGATTATTTTTATCGATGAAATTGACGTCATCGGCGGCAAACGCGAAGGCGGACAGCAGCGTGAATATGATCAGACGCTCAATCAGCTGCTGACGGAGATGGACGGGATTTACAACAATGATACGCCGCGCATCCTGCTGGTTGCGGCAACGAACCGCAAGGAGATGCTGGATTCTGCGCTGCTGCGCCCCGGCCGCTTCGACCGTCATATCCAGGTGGACATGCCGGACAAGAAGGGCCGCCGGTCCATCCTCGATCTGCATGCCCAGAACAAGCCGCTGCATGAGGAGGTCGACCTGGACAAGATCGCGGAAGAGGCATATGGCTTCTCCGGTGCCCAGCTTGAGAGCGTGATGAACGAAGCGGCGATCTACATGATGCGCGAGAACCTGACCCAAGTGGAGCAGCGCCATCTCTCGCTCGCGATCGACAAGGTCATGATGGGCGAGAAGACAGACCGGGAAACCAACCACGAAGAGAAGAAGCGGGTAGCTATCCATGAGCTGGGACATGCCATTATGGCGGAGCTGCTGCGTCCGGGAAGCGTTAGCCAGGTTACGCTTACACCCCGTGGACAAGCGCTAGGTTACGTGCGGCATAATCCGCAGACCGAACAGTATCTGTACACTAAGGATTACCTGGAAAATCAGATCATGATTGCCCTGGGCGGCGCTGTGGCGGAAGAAATGTATTACGGCGGCCGAAGCACAGGATCACGCGGGGATTTTGACCAGGCGCTCAATATCGTGGAGACGATGATGAAGTCAGGGCTAACCTCTCTGGGTATCGCAAATCTGCAAATGGTTACCACAGAAGAATTAATGAAGGAAAACAGTAAAATTCTGGACGAGTTAATGGAACGCACGCATGAGCTGCTCGGCAAGCAGCGGAATGTATTTGATTACTCTCTTGACATTTTAATGAAAGAAGAAGTTCTCTCCGGAGAGCAATTTCGTTGTCAATTTCGTGACAGTGTCCTTTTACCGGCATAA
- a CDS encoding LysR family transcriptional regulator has protein sequence MELRQLQYALQIAAERNFSRAADKLHIAQPSLSQQLSKLEKELGVLLFQRNTSSVELTHAGEKFVEQAQTIIDAVELLRQEMSDISQLRTGRVVVGSMPITGAHLLPHVLPVFKSKYAEVEITLLEDSSMNLEKLTASGQTDLSLLSLPLEIPTLAYEVLGEERIDLAVPPEHPLASRSASGIRTALEELSDEPFIVLKEGQGFRKMTVELCRAAGFEPRIVFESNNMETVQSLVATGMGVTLVPHFIARAPRSEFVPVYLPLADPVPSRTLVVAYRRGRYLSHAAEAFMETFRTTVKGLSVE, from the coding sequence ATGGAACTCAGACAGTTGCAATATGCCCTGCAAATTGCGGCAGAGCGGAATTTTTCCCGGGCAGCGGACAAACTGCATATCGCCCAGCCTTCACTCAGCCAGCAGCTTTCAAAACTGGAAAAAGAGCTGGGTGTCCTCCTGTTCCAGCGCAACACCAGCTCAGTAGAACTTACGCACGCCGGGGAGAAGTTTGTGGAGCAGGCCCAGACGATTATTGATGCCGTGGAGCTGCTGCGCCAGGAGATGTCGGATATTTCCCAGCTGCGGACAGGGCGTGTAGTTGTAGGAAGCATGCCCATCACCGGTGCCCATCTGCTCCCGCATGTACTTCCCGTATTCAAAAGTAAATATGCCGAGGTTGAAATTACCCTGCTGGAGGATTCCTCCATGAACCTGGAAAAGCTCACCGCCAGCGGCCAGACCGACCTGAGCCTGCTTTCTCTGCCGCTGGAGATCCCTACACTTGCTTACGAGGTGCTGGGAGAAGAGCGGATTGACCTTGCCGTCCCTCCAGAGCATCCCCTCGCTTCGCGAAGCGCCTCAGGGATTCGCACTGCCTTGGAGGAATTAAGCGATGAACCGTTTATTGTCCTTAAGGAAGGCCAGGGCTTCCGTAAAATGACCGTGGAATTATGCCGTGCAGCCGGATTTGAGCCGCGTATTGTCTTTGAGAGCAATAATATGGAGACGGTTCAATCGCTCGTTGCTACCGGAATGGGTGTGACGCTGGTTCCCCATTTTATCGCCCGGGCGCCGCGCAGTGAATTTGTTCCTGTATACCTGCCGCTGGCCGATCCGGTGCCCAGCCGTACACTGGTTGTGGCCTACCGGAGGGGCCGCTATTTATCCCACGCAGCGGAGGCTTTTATGGAAACGTTCAGAACGACGGTCAAAGGTCTTTCCGTAGAGTAG
- a CDS encoding glutamate-5-semialdehyde dehydrogenase, whose translation MSEVVNKAALAKETAGVLASLSTADKNEALRIMAEALIREAPAIIAANAEDLERGRLGGTPESMLDRLALDVSRITGIAEGLQQIAELPDPIGDRLETFERPNGLYIEKIRVPLGVIGIIYEARPNVTVDAAGLCLKTGNAVVLRGGSSALSSNRKIIEVLHGALAETAIPSQALQLIEDPNRSSVDEMLKLNGLLDVIIPRGGSALIQNVVLNATVPVIETGAGICHTYLDAGADPEMALSISLNAKAQRPSVCNSMETLLVHRDYAAKHLLPLAEAFRKIPVEFRGCPETTALIPWALPAAREDFATEYNDYILNIKIVGGLDEALQHIAEFSTKHSECIVTRDVGNAERFLQEVDAAAVYHNASTRFTDGFEFGFGAEIGISTQKLHARGPMGLPALTSSKYKIHGSGQIRG comes from the coding sequence ATGAGTGAGGTTGTTAACAAGGCAGCATTAGCTAAGGAAACTGCCGGTGTGCTGGCCAGTCTGAGCACCGCAGACAAAAATGAGGCCTTGCGAATCATGGCGGAAGCCCTGATCCGTGAAGCCCCAGCCATCATCGCCGCCAATGCTGAAGATTTGGAGCGTGGACGGCTGGGCGGCACTCCTGAATCGATGCTGGACCGTCTGGCGCTGGATGTCAGCCGGATCACAGGCATCGCGGAAGGGCTTCAGCAAATAGCCGAGCTTCCAGATCCTATTGGCGACCGCTTGGAAACCTTCGAACGTCCGAATGGGCTGTATATCGAAAAGATCCGCGTTCCACTGGGAGTCATCGGCATTATCTATGAGGCGCGGCCCAACGTAACCGTGGATGCCGCCGGCTTATGTCTGAAAACCGGAAATGCTGTTGTCCTGCGCGGCGGCTCCTCCGCTCTGTCATCCAACCGCAAAATTATCGAAGTGCTGCACGGGGCACTTGCCGAAACGGCTATTCCAAGCCAGGCGCTGCAGCTGATCGAAGATCCGAACCGCTCCTCCGTGGATGAAATGCTGAAGCTGAACGGACTGCTTGATGTCATAATTCCACGCGGCGGGAGCGCGCTGATCCAGAACGTCGTACTTAACGCTACAGTACCCGTCATCGAAACGGGAGCAGGCATATGCCATACCTACCTTGATGCCGGCGCTGACCCGGAGATGGCATTATCCATCAGCTTGAACGCCAAGGCCCAACGCCCTTCTGTCTGCAACTCCATGGAAACGCTGCTGGTCCACAGGGACTACGCTGCGAAGCATCTTCTTCCTTTAGCAGAAGCCTTCCGCAAGATCCCTGTGGAATTTCGCGGCTGCCCGGAGACCACAGCCCTGATTCCCTGGGCATTACCCGCGGCCAGAGAAGATTTTGCCACCGAATACAATGACTATATTCTTAACATCAAAATTGTCGGTGGCTTGGACGAGGCATTGCAGCACATTGCCGAATTCAGCACCAAGCATTCCGAATGCATTGTAACCAGGGATGTCGGAAACGCCGAGCGTTTCCTGCAGGAAGTGGATGCCGCTGCTGTCTATCATAACGCCTCAACGCGTTTCACCGACGGCTTCGAGTTCGGATTCGGGGCAGAGATCGGCATCAGCACCCAGAAGCTGCATGCCCGCGGCCCAATGGGACTGCCGGCGCTGACATCATCCAAATACAAAATTCACGGCTCTGGACAAATCCGGGGATAA